The following are from one region of the Cytobacillus firmus genome:
- a CDS encoding ABC transporter ATP-binding protein, producing the protein MDTFVEIQEVTKVIKGKTIIDSVSFDVKKGEVFGFLGPNGAGKTTTIRMLVGLIGITSGDIKILGSSIKTDFEKAVSHIGAIVENPEMYKFLSGYQNLIHYARMSKGVTKEKIDEIVELVGLTDRIHDKVRTYSLGMRQRLGLAQCLLHDPKILILDEPTNGLDPAGIREIRDHLRMLARDREMAVIVSSHLLSEMEMMCDRIGIIQNGKLIDVQHISDFVQGKEKVYEMEVDDPDIAERMLKSIYPELPIQTTENSVILPLVRERIPEMVKELVRKDINIFAVREVTKTLEDRFLEVTEYKGGAEHARTDSK; encoded by the coding sequence ATGGATACTTTTGTAGAAATACAGGAAGTGACAAAAGTGATAAAAGGAAAAACAATAATTGATTCTGTCAGCTTTGACGTGAAAAAGGGAGAGGTATTCGGTTTCCTTGGCCCAAACGGTGCAGGTAAAACCACCACTATTCGAATGCTGGTGGGCTTGATCGGCATTACTTCCGGGGACATAAAGATTCTTGGCAGCAGCATTAAAACAGATTTCGAAAAAGCGGTTTCCCATATTGGAGCTATTGTAGAGAATCCTGAGATGTATAAGTTTTTGTCAGGTTATCAAAATCTCATCCATTATGCACGAATGTCAAAAGGAGTGACAAAGGAGAAAATTGATGAGATTGTCGAGCTGGTAGGTCTGACTGATCGTATTCATGATAAAGTGAGGACATACTCGCTTGGAATGAGGCAGAGACTTGGTCTGGCGCAGTGTCTTTTGCATGATCCCAAAATCCTCATTCTGGATGAGCCTACGAATGGGCTTGATCCGGCAGGCATCAGGGAGATTCGGGATCATCTGAGGATGCTTGCGAGAGACAGAGAAATGGCTGTCATTGTTTCAAGCCATTTATTATCTGAAATGGAAATGATGTGCGACAGAATCGGCATTATTCAAAACGGGAAGTTGATTGATGTTCAGCACATCAGTGATTTTGTACAGGGAAAAGAAAAAGTGTATGAAATGGAAGTGGATGACCCTGATATAGCAGAAAGAATGTTAAAAAGTATATACCCCGAATTACCTATACAGACCACTGAAAACAGCGTGATTCTTCCGCTCGTCCGTGAACGCATTCCTGAGATGGTAAAGGAGCTGGTCCGGAAAGATATTAATATTTTTGCTGTCCGTGAAGTAACCAAAACATTGGAAGATCGCTTCCTGGAAGTTACTGAGTACAAGGGAGGTGCCGAACATGCCCGGACTGATTCAAAATGA
- a CDS encoding ABC transporter permease: protein MPGLIQNEWMKIFRRPGTFVMIGLLLIMTTVAGAFIKYQESGGTVPDNTEWKRGLQTQNESYQKQLEEMGETVPRDMKEQYLREIALNEYRIQHDISPNEEYSVWGFVSDTSQLIEFAGLFTIIIAGGIVANEFSWGTIKLLLIRPIKRVKILGAKYITVILFGLMLLAVLFGYSALLGGLLFGFPEKVVPYLYYYNGTVEEQSMGLHLIAYYGLKSINMLMLATMAFMISAVFRNSSLAIGLSLFLMFMGGQVTRLIAMKYDWAKYSLFANTDLLQYFEGVPMVQGMTLGFSIMIIFIYFLLFQVLAFYVFNKRDVSA, encoded by the coding sequence ATGCCCGGACTGATTCAAAATGAATGGATGAAGATTTTTAGGCGCCCGGGGACTTTTGTCATGATTGGACTGCTTTTAATCATGACGACTGTTGCAGGCGCTTTTATAAAATATCAGGAAAGCGGTGGGACGGTCCCGGATAATACGGAATGGAAAAGGGGCTTGCAGACTCAAAACGAAAGCTATCAAAAACAGCTTGAAGAGATGGGAGAAACGGTTCCCAGAGATATGAAGGAACAGTATCTGAGGGAGATTGCCCTTAATGAATACCGAATCCAGCATGATATTTCACCGAATGAGGAATACTCTGTCTGGGGATTTGTATCCGATACCTCACAGCTGATTGAATTTGCCGGCCTTTTTACCATCATCATTGCCGGAGGGATTGTGGCAAATGAGTTTAGCTGGGGAACCATCAAACTTCTTTTGATTAGGCCTATCAAAAGAGTGAAAATCCTCGGAGCAAAGTATATTACCGTGATTTTATTCGGTCTGATGCTGCTGGCCGTCCTCTTCGGATATTCAGCACTTCTGGGCGGTCTCCTCTTTGGATTCCCTGAAAAAGTAGTTCCTTATTTATATTATTACAATGGGACAGTGGAAGAGCAAAGCATGGGACTTCATCTGATAGCTTATTATGGCCTTAAATCCATAAATATGCTTATGCTTGCAACCATGGCTTTTATGATTTCGGCAGTTTTCAGGAATAGCTCTCTGGCAATAGGACTTTCGCTGTTTCTGATGTTTATGGGAGGACAAGTCACAAGACTGATAGCCATGAAGTATGATTGGGCAAAGTACAGCCTTTTTGCCAATACAGATCTTCTTCAATATTTTGAGGGAGTGCCAATGGTTCAGGGAATGACACTTGGATTTTCGATCATGATTATTTTTATCTACTTCCTGCTTTTCCAGGTGCTTGCATTTTATGTATTTAATAAAAGAGATGTTTCTGCTTAG
- a CDS encoding replication-associated recombination protein A, translating into MNIKPLAFRMRPRTIDEIIGQEHLVSEGKIIYRMVQAKQLSSMILYGPPGIGKTSIASAIAGSTKYAFRTLNAVTNNKKDMEVVAAEAKMSGKVILLLDEVHRLDKGKQDFLLPYLENGSITLIGATTSNPYHAINPAIRSRCQIFELKSLSADEIKKALARALQDKERGLGNKQTDVTEEALTHLATASNGDVRSSLNALELAVLSTKEDEEGIIKIDLSVAEECIQRKSFTHDKDGDAHYDVLSGFQKSIRGSDVNAALHYLGRLIEAGDLQSISRRLLVIAYEDIGLASPQAGARTLAAVETAERIGFPEARIPLANAVIELCLSPKSNSAYKALDSAIADIRAGKSGEVPDHLKDAHYKGATELGRGTGYLYPHDYETGWVKQQYLPDRIKNKVYYQPKKTGKFEQALASIYEKLRK; encoded by the coding sequence TTGAACATTAAACCTCTTGCATTCCGGATGAGGCCGAGAACGATAGATGAAATCATCGGCCAGGAGCATCTTGTTTCAGAAGGAAAAATTATTTATCGCATGGTGCAGGCTAAGCAGCTCTCATCGATGATTCTGTACGGGCCTCCAGGCATAGGCAAGACGTCGATTGCAAGTGCCATTGCTGGAAGCACCAAATATGCTTTCCGCACTTTAAATGCAGTGACTAATAATAAAAAAGATATGGAAGTGGTAGCGGCAGAGGCAAAAATGTCGGGTAAGGTCATTCTGCTTCTGGATGAAGTCCATAGGCTTGATAAAGGCAAACAGGACTTTCTGCTTCCCTATCTGGAAAATGGCAGCATCACTTTAATTGGCGCCACAACCAGCAACCCATATCATGCAATAAATCCTGCGATCAGAAGCCGGTGTCAAATTTTCGAACTGAAGTCTCTGTCTGCAGATGAAATTAAAAAAGCACTGGCAAGAGCCTTGCAGGATAAGGAACGGGGCCTTGGCAATAAACAAACCGATGTTACCGAAGAAGCTCTAACTCATCTGGCCACTGCTTCGAATGGCGATGTCAGAAGCTCCCTTAATGCCTTGGAACTGGCTGTACTTTCAACAAAAGAGGATGAAGAAGGCATCATTAAAATTGACTTGTCTGTTGCCGAGGAATGCATTCAGCGCAAAAGCTTTACACACGATAAAGATGGGGATGCCCATTACGATGTATTATCCGGTTTTCAAAAGTCTATCCGCGGAAGCGACGTAAATGCTGCGCTTCACTATTTGGGCAGATTAATTGAAGCAGGCGATCTGCAGAGTATAAGCAGAAGACTGCTGGTTATTGCCTATGAAGATATCGGCCTTGCATCACCCCAAGCCGGAGCCAGAACTCTCGCAGCCGTTGAAACAGCCGAAAGAATTGGATTTCCGGAAGCAAGGATACCGCTTGCAAATGCGGTCATAGAGCTTTGCTTATCTCCAAAATCCAATTCTGCATACAAAGCTTTGGATTCTGCCATTGCAGACATTCGGGCAGGCAAAAGCGGTGAAGTCCCCGATCATTTGAAGGACGCCCACTACAAAGGAGCCACAGAGCTTGGAAGAGGCACCGGCTATCTGTACCCTCACGATTACGAAACAGGCTGGGTCAAACAGCAGTACTTACCGGACAGAATAAAAAACAAGGTATACTATCAGCCTAAGAAAACAGGCAAATTTGAACAGGCATTAGCATCGATTTATGAAAAACTCCGTAAATAG
- the cymR gene encoding cysteine metabolism transcriptional regulator CymR — MKISTKGRYGLTIMIELAKKHGEGPTSLKSIAQTNDLSEHYLEQLIAPLRNAGLVKSIRGAYGGYILGNEPAKITAGDIIRVLEGPISPVEGIEDEEPAKRELWMRIRDAVKDVLDNTTLEDLASHTDTGESDAYMFYI, encoded by the coding sequence ATGAAAATATCTACTAAAGGCCGTTATGGTTTAACTATAATGATTGAATTAGCTAAAAAGCATGGGGAAGGTCCCACTTCATTAAAATCGATTGCCCAGACCAATGACCTGTCTGAGCACTATCTGGAGCAGCTTATTGCTCCGCTTCGGAACGCCGGGCTTGTTAAAAGCATCCGCGGTGCATACGGCGGATATATTTTAGGCAATGAGCCGGCAAAGATTACCGCCGGGGATATCATCAGAGTTCTGGAAGGACCGATCAGTCCAGTGGAAGGAATTGAAGATGAGGAGCCTGCAAAGAGGGAACTGTGGATGCGAATTCGTGATGCAGTGAAAGATGTGCTTGATAACACAACGCTAGAAGATCTTGCCAGCCATACAGATACCGGAGAATCGGATGCTTATATGTTTTATATTTAG
- a CDS encoding cysteine desulfurase family protein, whose amino-acid sequence MERIYLDHAATSPMHPEVIERMTEVMKSEYGNPSSIHYFGRSARHIVDEARSALANSIGAKANDIIFTGGGTEADNHAIFGTAESCRHRGKHIITTQIEHHAVLHACEELERQGFEVTYLPVDPNGRVSVKDVEDALREDTILVTIMYGNNEIGALQPIKEIGGLLAEHPAKFHTDAVQAYGLEKIDVQELRVDLLSVSAHKINGPKGIGFLYAHPDVKLSSRLFGGEQERKRRAGTENVPSIAGFQEAVRITQKEMEAKREELHSFKMLFMDKLKQEDAVFELNGLLDYSLPHVLNLSFPGTNVEAMLVNLDLAGIAASSGSACTAGSIDPSHVLVSMFGKGSDKLQNSIRFSFGLFNTKEQVEQAAEQTAKIVKRLAK is encoded by the coding sequence TTGGAAAGAATATACCTTGACCATGCAGCGACTTCGCCAATGCATCCGGAAGTGATTGAACGGATGACTGAAGTCATGAAATCTGAATATGGAAATCCCTCAAGCATCCATTATTTCGGGAGGAGTGCACGCCACATTGTCGATGAAGCAAGATCTGCTTTAGCAAACAGTATTGGTGCAAAAGCCAATGATATTATTTTTACAGGCGGCGGAACAGAAGCTGATAATCATGCGATTTTTGGAACGGCTGAATCCTGCCGCCATAGGGGCAAACACATTATCACAACTCAAATTGAACATCATGCGGTTTTGCATGCATGTGAGGAGCTTGAAAGACAGGGGTTTGAGGTAACGTATTTGCCTGTTGATCCAAATGGGCGTGTTTCGGTAAAGGACGTTGAAGATGCTTTGCGCGAGGATACAATACTCGTAACGATCATGTACGGAAATAATGAAATAGGGGCTCTTCAGCCGATTAAGGAAATAGGCGGGTTATTGGCAGAGCATCCTGCCAAATTCCATACTGATGCTGTTCAGGCATATGGGCTTGAAAAAATTGATGTGCAGGAATTGAGAGTGGATTTGCTTTCCGTCTCCGCCCATAAAATAAATGGCCCAAAAGGGATCGGATTTTTATATGCCCATCCTGATGTGAAGCTTTCTTCACGGCTATTTGGCGGTGAACAAGAAAGGAAGCGCCGGGCAGGAACGGAAAATGTTCCTTCTATTGCAGGCTTCCAGGAGGCTGTCCGGATCACTCAGAAGGAGATGGAAGCTAAGCGGGAAGAACTGCATTCTTTTAAGATGCTGTTCATGGATAAACTGAAACAGGAAGATGCTGTTTTTGAACTGAACGGATTGCTTGATTATTCCCTTCCTCATGTTTTAAACTTAAGCTTTCCCGGAACAAATGTTGAAGCCATGCTGGTTAACCTTGATTTGGCTGGAATAGCAGCATCAAGCGGATCGGCCTGTACTGCAGGCTCCATCGATCCATCCCACGTCCTTGTCAGCATGTTTGGAAAAGGTTCAGACAAACTGCAAAATTCCATCCGTTTCAGCTTCGGTCTCTTTAATACAAAAGAACAAGTCGAACAAGCAGCAGAACAAACAGCTAAAATCGTGAAACGGCTGGCTAAATAG
- the mnmA gene encoding tRNA 2-thiouridine(34) synthase MnmA, with translation MNKDPKDTRVVVGMSGGVDSSVAALLLKEQGYDVIGIFMKNWDDTDENGVCTATEDYNDVIRVCNQIGIPYYAVNFEKQYWDKVFTYFLEEYKAGRTPNPDVMCNKEIKFKAFLEHAVNLGADYLATGHYARVEFRDGEYKMLRGLDDNKDQTYFLNQLTQEQLEKVMFPIGDIEKSKVRELAKEAGLATAAKKDSTGICFIGERNFKEFLGNYLPAQPGNMETMDGKVVGKHDGLMYYTIGQRHGLGIGGAGEPWFAIGKDLKRNVLYVGQGFHNEMLYSDSIIAVNSSWVTNSELPQEFECTAKFRYRQADSRVKVQILEDGKVKVAFEEPIRAVTPGQAVVFYNGDECLGGGTIDEIFKDGKQLDYVG, from the coding sequence ATGAACAAAGATCCAAAGGATACCCGGGTAGTGGTTGGTATGTCCGGAGGCGTTGATTCTTCTGTGGCGGCCCTGCTTTTGAAAGAACAGGGTTACGATGTAATCGGCATCTTCATGAAAAACTGGGATGATACAGACGAAAATGGTGTTTGTACCGCTACAGAGGACTACAATGATGTCATCCGGGTATGCAACCAAATCGGCATCCCATATTACGCAGTCAACTTCGAAAAGCAATATTGGGATAAAGTATTTACCTACTTCCTTGAAGAATACAAGGCAGGGCGGACACCTAATCCTGATGTTATGTGTAATAAAGAAATTAAATTTAAGGCATTCCTTGAACATGCTGTGAACCTCGGCGCCGACTATCTGGCGACAGGACACTATGCGCGTGTGGAATTCAGGGATGGCGAATACAAAATGCTGAGAGGCCTTGATGATAACAAGGACCAAACCTATTTCCTGAACCAGTTGACACAGGAGCAGCTTGAGAAAGTGATGTTCCCAATTGGCGACATTGAAAAATCAAAAGTTCGTGAACTTGCAAAAGAAGCCGGTTTGGCAACTGCAGCAAAGAAAGACAGTACGGGAATCTGCTTTATTGGTGAGCGCAACTTCAAGGAGTTTCTTGGGAATTACCTTCCGGCACAGCCCGGAAACATGGAAACTATGGACGGAAAAGTTGTCGGCAAGCATGATGGCCTTATGTACTATACCATCGGACAGCGGCATGGACTTGGCATTGGCGGAGCAGGTGAACCCTGGTTTGCCATCGGTAAAGACCTGAAGAGAAATGTCTTGTATGTCGGACAAGGCTTCCACAATGAAATGCTCTATTCAGACTCCATTATTGCTGTTAATAGCAGCTGGGTAACAAATTCAGAACTGCCGCAGGAATTTGAATGTACGGCTAAGTTCCGATATCGTCAGGCTGACAGCAGGGTAAAGGTTCAAATACTTGAAGATGGCAAGGTCAAAGTTGCTTTTGAGGAGCCAATTCGGGCTGTTACCCCTGGTCAGGCGGTTGTCTTTTATAATGGAGACGAGTGCCTTGGCGGAGGAACAATTGATGAAATATTCAAGGATGGCAAACAGCTGGATTATGTAGGTTAA
- a CDS encoding tetratricopeptide repeat protein, translating to MDKNQMGIQYMQEGKWEEAAKVFMEAIEENPSDPVSYINFGNVLSAVGENEKALKFYEKAIGLDENAGAAYYSAGNLYYELQQFDEAKKMFETALQKGLETADNFFMLGMSLIALDQGRLALPYLQRSAELNENDAEAHFQYGLCLAQQEYIDEAIRQMKKCIEIEPEHADAYYNLGVAYGFKEDDNEALAYFNKALEIQPDHMLAGYGKKLIEKGGSELN from the coding sequence ATGGATAAAAACCAAATGGGTATTCAATATATGCAAGAAGGAAAATGGGAGGAAGCAGCGAAGGTTTTTATGGAAGCAATTGAAGAGAATCCTTCAGATCCTGTTTCCTATATTAACTTTGGAAATGTGCTATCAGCTGTAGGTGAAAACGAAAAAGCGCTGAAGTTCTATGAGAAAGCAATCGGACTTGATGAAAATGCAGGTGCTGCTTACTACAGTGCCGGAAATTTATATTATGAATTACAGCAGTTTGATGAAGCTAAAAAGATGTTTGAAACTGCATTGCAAAAAGGGCTGGAAACTGCAGATAATTTCTTCATGCTTGGCATGTCCCTAATAGCCCTTGACCAGGGAAGACTGGCTTTGCCTTATTTGCAGCGAAGTGCGGAGCTGAATGAAAATGACGCCGAAGCGCATTTCCAATATGGATTATGCCTGGCACAGCAGGAATACATTGATGAAGCGATCAGGCAGATGAAAAAGTGCATCGAAATTGAGCCGGAGCATGCAGATGCTTACTACAATCTTGGAGTAGCATATGGATTTAAGGAAGACGATAATGAAGCACTTGCTTACTTCAATAAGGCACTGGAAATTCAGCCGGACCATATGCTTGCGGGCTACGGAAAAAAGCTGATTGAAAAGGGCGGCAGCGAATTGAATTAA